A region of Syntrophorhabdus sp. DNA encodes the following proteins:
- a CDS encoding zinc-ribbon domain-containing protein gives MSAFCPKCGKEIAEGGRFCSACGTSANGSAVADPPHLAELRSAESEEDAIRCPRCGSRNVAAMKEGYSGQKACLGVMCYGPIGLLCGQAGANKIFISCLKCGHQWRASSPGGSGKNNWALILLIIVGAIIFLSVISSAFRGS, from the coding sequence ATGTCAGCGTTTTGCCCGAAGTGCGGTAAAGAGATAGCTGAAGGGGGAAGGTTCTGCTCGGCCTGCGGTACCAGTGCAAATGGCAGTGCAGTGGCCGACCCTCCACATCTTGCCGAGTTGAGGTCGGCGGAGTCTGAAGAGGATGCAATAAGATGCCCGCGTTGCGGTTCAAGAAATGTCGCAGCCATGAAGGAAGGGTACAGCGGCCAAAAGGCCTGCCTTGGCGTTATGTGTTACGGTCCTATCGGCCTCCTGTGTGGACAAGCAGGGGCAAACAAAATCTTCATAAGCTGCTTGAAGTGTGGCCATCAATGGAGAGCATCGAGTCCCGGTGGGTCAGGGAAGAACAATTGGGCCTTGATATTGCTGATCATCGTGGGAGCGATCATCTTCCTCAGTGTTATCTCGTCCGCATTCAGAGGATCGTAA
- a CDS encoding pentapeptide repeat-containing protein: protein MRERAIAFDMETERRKAVRIMIFVLVTAFLIFGLMRGTAGSAELKWKFTPSEQVTYDPLKDSPPPPAPGSEASATSQGPGTVSRGVPGATYSGTTAMSRNSVVPAVIEAAVREFKATFNCERIRIGNTWYPCNMQGADFRGFVLPVPDEKDWKTKAFTPEWNTEEENDLARVEQGFRQCGYHRGKIQHDGLYMAQADLSGADFTDAKMCHLDLRRGYLRGTKFVRAQLHRLEFEKADLTGADFSGAVLGTTVTMTQSGRVRDYGLFRFDGATLTNVSFRGATINGVIFMDGAKNLSGMDLTGAKCTSSGSTCIRFGPGADLTGVIWFDGTTCQPGSIDKCLSPSGVDKLAQWRAELKKTAENYWREDTRKFPLGWRPPAKKKAK, encoded by the coding sequence ATGAGAGAAAGGGCGATCGCATTCGACATGGAAACGGAAAGGAGAAAGGCCGTCAGGATCATGATCTTCGTCCTGGTGACGGCGTTCCTGATCTTCGGCCTTATGAGGGGGACCGCGGGTTCCGCGGAGCTCAAGTGGAAGTTCACGCCCTCAGAGCAGGTGACGTATGACCCGCTTAAGGATTCGCCGCCTCCGCCCGCTCCAGGCTCAGAGGCCAGCGCAACGTCACAGGGCCCTGGAACTGTCTCCCGGGGTGTGCCCGGCGCAACGTACTCGGGGACAACCGCGATGTCACGCAACTCCGTCGTCCCGGCCGTCATCGAGGCCGCCGTAAGGGAGTTCAAGGCCACTTTCAACTGTGAAAGGATCCGCATAGGCAATACGTGGTATCCGTGCAACATGCAGGGGGCGGATTTCAGGGGCTTTGTCCTGCCGGTGCCCGATGAAAAGGACTGGAAGACGAAGGCCTTCACCCCGGAGTGGAACACGGAGGAGGAGAACGATCTGGCGCGCGTGGAACAAGGCTTCCGCCAATGTGGGTACCACCGGGGGAAGATACAACATGACGGATTATACATGGCGCAGGCGGACCTGTCCGGAGCAGACTTCACAGACGCCAAAATGTGTCACCTGGACCTCAGACGGGGATATCTCAGGGGTACGAAATTTGTCAGGGCACAGTTGCACCGTCTCGAGTTCGAAAAGGCCGACCTCACCGGGGCTGACTTTTCCGGCGCGGTTTTGGGCACTACCGTCACGATGACACAATCGGGCAGGGTCAGAGATTATGGTCTGTTCAGGTTCGATGGAGCGACCCTTACAAACGTATCGTTCAGGGGGGCGACCATTAACGGCGTCATTTTCATGGACGGGGCGAAGAACCTGTCCGGCATGGACCTTACCGGGGCGAAATGTACCAGTAGCGGGAGTACATGCATTAGGTTCGGCCCCGGTGCGGATCTCACCGGCGTCATATGGTTCGATGGAACAACATGCCAGCCCGGCAGCATAGACAAATGCCTGAGCCCGTCGGGCGTGGACAAACTGGCCCAGTGGAGGGCAGAGTTGAAGAAGACGGCGGAGAACTACTGGAGAGAGGACACCAGGAAGTTTCCTTTGGGCTGGCGTCCGCCTGCAAAGAAGAAGGCAAAATAA
- a CDS encoding AAA family ATPase: protein MGRDASMFSTGDLMTLWMVASAADTANMTDEEKEEAQERGKPDRAFMKDTLMPDESVNTAGLLDYIRGEFGSLKSTFDRVRFVDTAIAADVASASWQEGEFPVAFFKLLAFFGRTPRQMAQSLEMYFAAIRLLNLDLAGKRNRLKAAERQEDVTGPFTAAELQYLRNILDTLGTKGRSLDEARREKLEGCPAWDVRDPVDKTIILSEVLPLVGWEFASLATMEERRRLIGAAVDRSGMSPGKKGYWEEAKRLLVVYGKLLVYFGQAGQDVGQGIRTLASSVGNDGQKEATLFETVTALPYGVTRKQNLDARSVMETLDRRLYAMEGVKEQIRLEVVLAGYAQGSATPAPFLLAGPPGTGKTSVAGALAEALGLPFFTVSFSGNADIITLKGSNLGWLGAVPGAFTRILVQAGCSNPVILLDEVDKAGRYGSSGDVVAVLTEVLDVTQSMRFSDQFLAGIPVDLSKAFFVATANDITLVPQFILDRCRVIEVPLYGEEDRRVIIRDYMAEQVRIQRKLPFIIDVSDDVAARIALETDSLRVAKEMLTVLLAKELEGMTGTPDRVVLNRWDPRVADRFLRKGNRARTIGFGVPSRPVAV from the coding sequence ATGGGGAGAGATGCGTCCATGTTTTCGACGGGTGACCTGATGACGCTGTGGATGGTGGCAAGCGCCGCCGACACCGCGAACATGACCGACGAGGAGAAGGAGGAGGCACAGGAGCGGGGGAAACCCGACAGGGCCTTCATGAAGGACACCCTCATGCCCGACGAGAGCGTAAACACCGCCGGCCTCTTGGACTACATTCGGGGGGAGTTCGGTTCCCTCAAGAGCACCTTCGACCGGGTGAGGTTCGTGGACACGGCCATCGCCGCGGACGTGGCCAGTGCCTCCTGGCAGGAGGGGGAATTCCCCGTCGCCTTCTTCAAGCTCCTCGCCTTCTTCGGCCGCACCCCCCGGCAGATGGCGCAGAGCCTGGAGATGTACTTTGCCGCCATCAGGCTCCTCAACCTCGACCTCGCCGGCAAGAGGAACCGGCTGAAGGCAGCCGAGAGGCAGGAGGATGTCACGGGCCCCTTTACTGCCGCGGAGCTTCAGTACCTCCGCAACATTCTCGATACTCTCGGCACAAAGGGGCGGAGCCTCGACGAGGCGCGCAGGGAGAAACTGGAGGGCTGCCCCGCCTGGGATGTCCGTGACCCCGTGGACAAGACCATCATCCTCTCCGAGGTCCTTCCCCTTGTCGGGTGGGAGTTCGCATCCCTTGCGACCATGGAGGAGAGGCGGCGCCTCATCGGGGCCGCAGTGGACCGTTCCGGCATGAGTCCCGGGAAGAAGGGGTACTGGGAGGAGGCGAAGAGGCTCCTTGTCGTCTACGGGAAGCTCCTTGTCTACTTTGGTCAGGCTGGGCAGGACGTAGGACAGGGGATACGGACCCTCGCGTCCTCGGTCGGTAACGACGGGCAGAAGGAGGCGACCCTCTTCGAGACCGTCACCGCCCTTCCGTACGGCGTCACCCGAAAACAGAACCTCGACGCCCGGTCCGTGATGGAGACCCTCGACAGGAGGCTCTACGCCATGGAAGGGGTGAAGGAGCAGATCCGGCTCGAGGTCGTCCTCGCCGGGTATGCACAAGGGTCCGCCACACCCGCACCCTTTCTCCTCGCCGGTCCCCCGGGGACGGGGAAGACCTCCGTCGCAGGTGCGCTCGCCGAGGCCCTCGGTCTTCCCTTCTTCACGGTGAGCTTCTCGGGGAACGCGGACATCATCACCCTCAAGGGGAGCAACCTCGGGTGGCTGGGGGCGGTGCCGGGGGCTTTTACCAGGATCCTCGTCCAGGCCGGGTGCTCGAACCCCGTCATCCTCCTCGACGAGGTCGACAAGGCAGGGAGGTACGGCTCAAGCGGGGACGTCGTTGCCGTCCTCACCGAGGTCCTCGATGTCACCCAGTCCATGCGGTTTTCCGACCAGTTCCTGGCGGGCATCCCCGTCGACCTGTCGAAGGCCTTCTTCGTGGCGACGGCGAACGACATCACCCTCGTTCCCCAGTTCATCCTGGACCGGTGCAGGGTCATCGAGGTTCCTCTCTACGGGGAGGAGGACAGACGGGTCATCATCAGGGACTATATGGCAGAGCAGGTGAGAATCCAGAGGAAACTCCCCTTCATCATCGATGTCAGTGATGACGTGGCGGCGCGGATCGCCTTGGAAACAGACTCGTTGAGGGTCGCGAAGGAGATGCTCACTGTCCTTCTGGCAAAGGAGCTGGAAGGGATGACAGGGACACCAGACAGGGTGGTCCTCAATAGATGGGACCCGAGGGTGGCGGACAGGTTCCTGAGGAAGGGCAACAGGGCAAGGACCATCGGGTTCGGGGTGCCTTCGAGGCCGGTGGCTGTGTAA
- a CDS encoding DUF2085 domain-containing protein, with protein MRLGVNRLGCHGIPSRCFSVRGKPLPFCSRCLGVGIGQMTAAVFLVAGIASLPGMVLSLALLCPMLLDWSLQEFAGIESNNYRRLATGILGGFGFVSVLVVVFRCVR; from the coding sequence ATGAGGCTTGGCGTCAACCGCTTGGGGTGTCATGGGATACCCAGTCGCTGCTTCAGCGTGAGAGGGAAACCGTTGCCATTTTGCTCCCGATGCCTGGGTGTTGGGATAGGTCAGATGACGGCCGCGGTGTTTCTGGTCGCCGGGATAGCCTCCCTTCCAGGCATGGTTCTGTCGCTCGCGCTTCTTTGCCCCATGCTTCTTGACTGGAGTCTGCAGGAATTCGCCGGAATCGAGTCGAACAACTACCGACGTCTCGCAACGGGCATCCTGGGAGGATTTGGTTTTGTATCAGTGTTAGTCGTGGTGTTTCGGTGTGTCCGATAG
- a CDS encoding tetratricopeptide repeat protein, whose translation MKAKVVIGIVAALVLLIPFHAEAATAAEKWFERGQALRMKGDYDGAIRAYGKAIEQDLFYAAAYNNRGAAYNHLGNPQQALSDLNRAIDINPRYSAAYSNRGRSYNDLGDCQKALKDCSMAIELDPRNVSAYINRAVSNGKMGNYQQAIKDCNKAIELDSKSVNAYNNRGNAYSLLGDHQQAIRDYSKAIELAPGYATSYNNRGDAYSLLGDHQQAIKDFNRAIELNPGYAMAYSNRGKAYGEMGNHQQAIKDCNKAVELDPRHAEAYYSRGFSYGRLGNQRQETNDYREAAKLGSRDAQELLKGRGMTW comes from the coding sequence ATGAAAGCAAAGGTTGTGATAGGAATCGTTGCAGCCTTGGTGCTCCTCATCCCATTCCATGCAGAGGCTGCCACCGCTGCCGAGAAATGGTTCGAGAGGGGTCAGGCGCTGAGGATGAAAGGCGATTACGATGGGGCAATAAGGGCCTACGGCAAGGCCATAGAACAGGACCTCTTCTATGCGGCGGCATACAACAACAGGGGTGCTGCGTACAACCACCTCGGCAATCCCCAGCAGGCGTTAAGCGATTTGAACAGGGCTATAGACATCAATCCGCGCTATTCGGCTGCCTATAGCAATAGAGGACGATCCTATAACGACCTTGGAGATTGCCAGAAGGCTCTGAAAGATTGCAGCATGGCCATTGAGCTCGATCCTCGCAACGTGTCGGCTTACATCAACAGGGCGGTTTCTAACGGCAAAATGGGCAATTACCAGCAGGCGATAAAGGACTGCAACAAGGCCATTGAGCTCGATTCCAAGTCCGTCAACGCGTACAACAATAGAGGAAACGCTTATAGTTTGCTCGGTGATCATCAGCAGGCGATAAGGGACTATAGCAAAGCGATAGAACTCGCTCCTGGGTATGCCACTTCTTACAACAATAGAGGAGACGCCTATAGTTTGCTCGGTGATCATCAGCAGGCGATAAAAGACTTCAACAGAGCAATAGAACTTAATCCCGGGTACGCAATGGCCTACAGCAACAGAGGGAAAGCCTATGGCGAAATGGGGAATCACCAGCAGGCGATAAAGGACTGCAACAAGGCCGTTGAGCTCGATCCCCGTCACGCCGAAGCCTACTACAGCAGAGGGTTTTCCTACGGCAGACTCGGCAACCAGCGGCAGGAGACAAACGATTATAGAGAGGCGGCGAAACTGGGATCCAGGGATGCACAGGAACTTCTGAAAGGAAGAGGCATGACCTGGTGA
- a CDS encoding DUF4282 domain-containing protein: MKDVLFLDSMLTTKIITLVYWLFLLIAVVSGLGKMFGGFGGMTFGSFLWGLVYIVGGAIAARIFCEMLIVLFKIHENIKRLADREG, from the coding sequence ATGAAAGACGTTTTGTTTCTTGACTCGATGCTGACCACGAAGATAATCACACTTGTATACTGGCTGTTCCTGCTTATTGCCGTCGTCTCGGGTCTTGGAAAGATGTTCGGTGGTTTTGGCGGAATGACGTTCGGTAGTTTCCTCTGGGGCCTTGTCTACATCGTCGGCGGTGCCATTGCTGCAAGGATCTTCTGTGAGATGCTGATCGTTCTGTTCAAGATCCACGAGAACATCAAGAGGCTCGCCGACAGGGAAGGGTAG